The segment CAGTTCAGATCTTGAATTTGTTTCCTGTGtaccaaaataaatcaaaacagatgtaacAGCATTCAAAAGCATTCCTGAATTTCCcgtcagggatcaataaagtatctatttATCGAAATACTTTGCTATAATTTACCTGAATTTATGAAGTTCTTTTTGAGCCATTTCAATCATGAAGGCCAAGTTACTGTAGAAGGAAACCAAGACAATGTGTTGAAAAATGTTATACTCAAGAGTCCAGGTCTAAAACAAAGCTGCTGTCACATACTCATTGTAGACTTTCCACGCGTTGGTTCCATATTGCGACATTAGCTCCAGGTTTTCAATACGGACTGCCTGGTGCTCTAGCTGAGCCATTGAGTTGTTCACACATTCCTGCCACGCTGTAATGTCATTCTTCTGTCCTGACGAAGGTGCTGGCAGCTCATatctacacacaaaacaaagacagtcATATCATTTTGTGTAATTATAATGATTTGTGGCAGCTGAAAGTAGGCGTATTTCTGTGATATTGCAGGAGCACATTGTGCAGCATTTGCAGTGAGATGTTTTATATCAACTCATGAAAGCACTCCTGTACTGTGCAGCATTTACCTTTTCATACTCAGGAGTTCCATGGGTTGCCGAGCTGCCAACCGCTCAAATTCATTCCTCATTATTTCTGTCTGAAAggtggaaaaagaagaaatgctGTTATCTATGTGGtagtcaataaaataaaataaaccaggTGTGTTGAGCTTTTCACCTCAAAAGTAGAGAAGTCAGGAGTAGGCAAGTAGCTCAGGTAATTCTTCGTTGGTCGGTACCGTCTGGTTTCCTCTTCAACCAACGCTGCAGCCTGCCAGATGAGAATGAAATGTCTTTATAAAAGTGTCAGATCTGAGCCAAGACATAAAAAATGTCTTCACGTCTTGACATGTGAAAACACACTCAGTGTTTGGTGAGGTCAGACAAGGATAACACAACTTGAATATGTGAAGTTATAATTAAGTGATCCATGCTTCTCATGCATCTATTGTAAACTACATCTGTGCAGCAACTACAAGTACATTTTGTGTAATTTACTTCAATTTTGCATGTTGCACGCTAAATAAATCTAGAATTCAAACTAAATCTGTGTAGATATTATTTGGTCACTGTGGTGCTACTAATGCTGCTCATCACTGCACTATAGTATCGTAGTTCAATATTTAGCAAGGTCTTTGAAAAGCATAAAACAATACAGCTAAGACAACAGTCATTTCCTCTTACAAACAAGGCTTGAGGCCAGTAAGAGTGATTCACGGTTATTTAGTTAAGTCAAAGTGAAACACCATCTACCGATATACTTCAGTTAACAACTAATTACAAAATGTTGGAACAGTTTGCTGTGACTTATGCACTTGCCATTTAACTGCTAAATACCCCACAGCAATATTCAAGGTACCATCTCTAAAGAGCATGGTTTGCTAGCATGCTGCGGTTAGCTTACACACGATCCCGTCTCTTTACTCACCGCTTCTCTGACACCCGCTGCATCATAACCTTGATCAAAATACGGCAAGGCGTCAACAAACACTTCACCAGCTACCGAAGCCGTTCCAGCCATTTGTAACCAGTATATTAACGACTTTCAATCTCTTTCTGTCCCTGCTAATCAACCCACCGGCTAACTAAAGGTGGCGAGTTTCATAATAAAAGCCTGCGTGTAATGTAACAGTGCGTTTCTGTGTGCGATGACACCTAGCGGCCTGGAGGGTAACCGCATAGTAATCAATAATAGTCCCTTTGTCGTTATGGAAATGCCACTTTTTCATTAATCAGAGTGGAATCTGTGGCAATCACAGTGAATGGATTTGATAACAGACAAGACCTGGGAGAACTAAAAAAAGAGCCACACAACTGATCTATTCTACCAATGTCTTCACAACTAATAGGAAAACTGAGACTAAACCCAGCTGTTTATTGACTTTAACTGAATGGGTTTTATACATTACACgtttaaaattacatttaaataaatataaatatatgtaggaaaaaatacaaaaacactagAGTGTAGAGTGCAAAAGTATAGTCAGATTCATTGAATGTGTCTGGTTacttaataaattataataaataaagttgaaTTAGATCCTGATTCtgagatgaataaaaaaaaagaaaataaagtcaattcatgaaaatgtaaaaaaggtAAATGCAATTATAACAATCATAATATGTTTGTATTTAGTAGgtcttgtatttgtttttaaggTTATCACTTCcattacaacaaaacacattctCAAGGTACAAAGTGAAATAAGAGTCAATATTATGAATAATCATCAATCAAGTCAAATCCCTCCAGAGcagtaaacaataaaataaaactagaaaagggcatttcctgaagaaaatgcaagtttgattgc is part of the Parambassis ranga chromosome 7, fParRan2.1, whole genome shotgun sequence genome and harbors:
- the bcas2 gene encoding pre-mRNA-splicing factor SPF27; this translates as MAGTASVAGEVFVDALPYFDQGYDAAGVREAAAALVEEETRRYRPTKNYLSYLPTPDFSTFETEIMRNEFERLAARQPMELLSMKRYELPAPSSGQKNDITAWQECVNNSMAQLEHQAVRIENLELMSQYGTNAWKVYNDNLAFMIEMAQKELHKFRKQIQDLNWQRKNDQLGAGAKLRELESNWVSLVSKNYEIERAIVQLENEVTQLRQQQGDENKENIRQDF